A genomic region of Pseudopipra pipra isolate bDixPip1 chromosome 20, bDixPip1.hap1, whole genome shotgun sequence contains the following coding sequences:
- the AGPAT2 gene encoding 1-acyl-sn-glycerol-3-phosphate acyltransferase beta yields MELGWLVCGTAVLLLLHVLMELSPAVNFALRIGFYCVLCLVSSALAAAACLLVNGGRTVKNMRIIKAVVKTFKYFFGLRFEVKGLENFEVEGPAIIVSNHQSILDMMGLMEILPDNCVQVGKKELMYTGTVGLIIYLGGVIFINRKSTNSAKMVMAEVAKTMANENLKVWVYPEGTRNCTGDLLPFKKGAFHLAVQAQVPVIPVVYSSFTTFYNPKTKLFTSGKIKVEVLPPIETKGLTSDDVTDLTDRCFCTMRETLFRLSGRPSEAKDSS; encoded by the exons ATGGAGCTGGGGTGGCTGGTGTGTGGCACGGCGGTGCTGCTGTTGCTCCACGTCCTCATGGAGCTCAGCCCCGCCGTCAACTTCGCGCTGCGCATCGGCTTCTACTGCGTGCTGTGCCTGGTGTCCTCGGCGCTGGCGGCCGCCGCCTGCCTGCTGGTCAACGGCGGCCGCACCGTCAAGAACATGAG AATCATCAAAGCTGTGGTCAAGACCTTCAAGTATTTCTTTGGCCTGAGGTTTGAggtgaaggggctggagaactTCGAGGTGGAGGGCCCTGCTATCATTGTGTCCAACCATCAGAGCATCCTTGACATGATGG GGCTGATGGAGATCCTGCCTGACAACTGTGtccaggtgggcaagaaggagCTGATGTACACGGGCACCGTGGGGCTCATCATCTACCTCGGCGGCGTCATCTTCATCAACAGGAAGAGCACCAACAGCGCCAAGATGGTGATGGCTGAGGTTGCCAAGACCATGGCAAATGAGAAC CTGAAGGTGTGGGTGTACCCAGAGGGCACAAGGAACTGCACTGGGGATTTGCTGCCGTTCAAGAAAGGAGCATTTCACCTCGCTGTCCAGGCACAG gTCCCCGTGATCCCTGTGGTGTATTCCTCCTTCACCACCTTCTATAACCCAAAGACGAAACTGTTTACATCAG GCAAAATCAAGGTGGAGGTTCTGCCCCCAATAGAGACCAAAGGCCTGACATCAGACGATGTCACCGACCTCACTGACAGATGCTTCTGCACCATGAGGGAGACCCTCTTCAGGCTGTCAGGCCGTCCAAGTGAGGCCAAGGACTCGTCCTAG